A segment of the Monomorium pharaonis isolate MP-MQ-018 unplaced genomic scaffold, ASM1337386v2 scaffold_458, whole genome shotgun sequence genome:
attttttttaacaaggaGTTCCGGTTCCTTACATCATCGGTGGTAGGGATGCTCCTATTGGTAAATATCCGTATCAAGCATCATTGAGACTTTTCACTTCGCATAGATGTGGTGGATCTATCTTGATCATTTTAACGTTGAAACTGCAGCACGTTGTGTTGACGGGTACGTTAAATATGCGGTATTAAATGCTATCAAGGGCCccttatttataattcaattcttatttaattataagaattgaatATATAGATAAAGGTAGAGTTTAATATGCACGAACAATAACACATACTTAGaagttacattttaaatcTCCAGAAACCAAACTTTTGcacataattaatacaaacatACTTTATATTGTTAGATTGGAAGATTATCTGATGTATCTAAATGTCCATGTCGGCACAAACTTTTTGACCGAACCAGGAGATGGTTATAAAATAGAGAATGTTAGCATTCACGAAAATTACGACAAGGAGTTACTTAAAAATGACATCGCCTTAGTGCACACTAGAATTCCTATCGAATACACTACACTGATTCAACGATAAATCTTGCGACAAACGATAAAGATCTTGAGGGCAAACCGTGTACTTTAACTGGATGGGGAGCTACAAGGGTAATATTGGACTCATGttagatatatttaagaataaaatactttttgaaaaatttattatcttctctttacatataacaataagttaattaaatgagagacaacattttgataataattattccttgttattatttgtcatttatttttgatttaaaacataacaattattataattattattatttatcccTTTTAGTTTGGTAGAAACCTACATATAATTTGCAAGAAATTGAATTGGTAATTTATCCGCAGAAAGATTGTGAAAGAGATCAAAATGGAAGATGGAATGTAACAGATAGTAATATCTGCACTTTAGCtaaagaaggagaaggagcGTGTCACGTAAGtttgtttgttattaatataaaccaacaggatatcttaaaatttgagGATAAGATTACAGCATAAAAGTTTGtcaaaaattaagtaataaaagtgTACGAATAATTATAGCATACTTTTCTGGATATTATTTCGAGTACATATAGGCAAGTATATTAAAGtgtatactatttttttataataaaaatagattttttaatataaaagtttattgtatAACCAGTCATAAACattgattaaagaaaaaaattctatttctaTCATGTGTTGTAAAGGCAATAGTATCAGAGGTATAAACATTTCACTAAACATAACACTAACataacatacacacacacacacacaccacaccacacacacacacacacacacacacacacacacacatatatatatatataattataatataatggaattttattattaattgtatgtcATTCTAGGGTGATCATGGTGGGCCTTTGGTGGTCAATGGTTTCCAAATTGGAATCGTTTCCTTTGGTAATGTCTGCATGGGATTACCTTACGAATTGAATCACCAGATGTTTACACAAAAACAACCAGCTTTTTATCTGGATCaatgcaaatttaaagaaataaaaaatattcttcaatttatttattaatacaaaaataaattgtgagaacatattaatattaatatatcataaaactttacatttttttaaagctactcaaatttaaatttaaaattaatacatttcaCAATAAATTGATAGCGCTACTGTAAGTGTGTTCAAAATTGTAAccgtataaaattaaaaaaaaaaacaaatatacattacaatagcatgtaataagaaataaaagaaaggtGACGtcttaataaagaatttgttaaattgAACTTCATATgcattatgatatttttatttataaaacttgtaaaacaaaaataatatttttgttattaaaaaattcgttattttaacaatatgcTTATACTTTGCTAACAAAGCCTGCTCATAGAATCTGACAGCAAATTGGTGGCAAAAATTGAGCAGAAATCGCAACTCTTGGTCAGTTACTGCTCCCATGTTAACACAGCATGATCAATAAACTTTGTCATATTTTCTATGGCAATTTGTCGATATCTtgtgatattataaattatagactATGTGTgcaatttataacttttttactgAATACGATGGGTAGCAAACACTTGGCGTGATCTGTTTCGACAAACATTTGGCTATATTTGGAAACTTATAGAAATACTATCTGTTTGTTTTAATTGCAACAACTAATTTAGAATCAAAATGTGTGGGTGTTAACCACCAGCATATTGTGTCTATGTAGTATTAATGGAATCTAATTCTAAAGCTAATCTTTTAACATATAGTAAATTAACACaaagtataaagtatttaattatgctatattattgttaaatttaaaaattagctCAAAATCCATAtcggtataaattttttatacaaattagaaGAAAGTTATGAGATACAGAATGTTATTGTCTATGAAAATGAcgataatttctttaaaaataacattgccTTAGTTTATCTTAAAACTCTTATCAGATACAATATACTAGTGCAATTGATAAAGATCTTAAGGACAAGTTTGTACATTAATCGAGTGCagatctataaaaataatattaaacttgtaATACAAGAAGTTTTAAAGTTAAACATATCTATGAACTCTTATAAAGATactcttataaaaaaacttattagttcctctctatatataatgaatagatatatacatacgctgagagaaaaatgtcgaaGTACTGAGAACCAAACATTTCTTATAACAtcttcttcaatatttatttattataaaataatttatttgtgaaaacaaaatatatatttctaagaaatgctcatttttttattaattggtttatttcttagaaataaaatttttagagtaaaatatacactatttctcattaaaaaattttaattatttttttcaaataaatagtttattgAAATAGggcaaattaaatgttttatttctgataaatgaattatttatttttacgcacaCTGAATGTTATCTCTTCAAAAAaggtatattttacagaaatgtatTTCAGAAGTATATTTCGCAGaatattttaccaaaatatatattttgtttttacaaataaatttttttatgacaaataaatatcgaagaaaacgtcacaaaaaatatttggttctcaatacttcgacatttttctctcagtatatacataataataatggaattgtatatatatttttatatttattgtctatgtatatatatatatatatatatttatttatttatttatttaccttgctacttataatataattctttaaaatttttttatggtcAATGACTGCTATCattgtatagtaatttttaatatattgcggcattttgataaaaaaaacagtaaaaatttttataatttttttcttcttgatCCATATTTACTGCttaccataataatttttgatataaaattttctctgtgGACAAGtgacaaataaagaaatataagtagtatataagtaataactcacaattgttatttgttatttgttttaatttacataacaattattataacatttatcctttttaattatgtaaaaagcttttaaataatttgcaaatcgaattaaaatttattcagaaggtaaatatgtaaattgacagccaattaaatttaataagaattcgATTGGTCTAGGTTCAGTTTCTGAAATTCGATAATCTCAAATACTCGCAATTGGCTGGTTTGTATTTAGACATACGAGACAATCTCGCACGTATATTTGGTACAGAACGTTACGATATGTACTGTAAATTCTTAGCACTAAAATAAcatgataataatttctacattaatttttaaatctgtttatcAGTTGTGTCACGTATTTCCAGATaatgattttgaaataaattttactgaatGATAAACTTTGCAAACAATTCTGCCTATTTCATGTCTAATCgcttagttaaaaaaaattcagagaAACGTTTACAAGCACTTGATTTATATCTTTGATATACCTACTTcagaaacatatataaaccTAAATGAATTTATCCATTCCTTTCAGATTCAGGTAACAAATCTGTAATCAAAGATGTTTGCATCTGCTTGTTTCATATTTATCGCTCTGTTATGCACTACTGAAggtatgaatatataaattattataaatattttattataataaaaaaagacagaaCAATAATGTGTTTTGATAatacaatttgtaaattagtgaaaatttttctcagaatatttatataattaaaacacttttcaaaaatattgaaaaatctacacttttctcagaatttttcatatacaCATATGCATTCTGAAATACAGGAGAAAAGATTAAAACAAACCTATTAACTATACTaagtaatgataaaatataaaattctttgaaatataatgttatcctacaataataacaattttcagagtaaattttatgaaaaaaatctttagtgtattaacatatatatattttttttttataaggagCTCCGTCTTCACTTATTGTTGGCGGTAAGGATGCTCCATTCGGCAAATATCCGTATCAAGTGTCATTAAGATTTATTGGCAATCACAGATGTGGTGGATCTATCATTGATAATCTGAATGTGTTAACGTCAGCAAGTTGTGTCTTTGGGTATGTCTTACGTTCTGAATCTATAtcaatactttatatttctatatttatacgtatatcaACATACATctatctaatatatttaaaacatagtagctgaaacatatatatgtatatatattttttttatgaaaaaatatttgtgagaTGTAATATGATCTATCGTGCACTACttttagtaatttatatttattctatcttttttttaaataaacaatattctacattgtattctttttatattattatatgtatatatgcaattaacacagtaatattgaaattaatcaaatttaatatattaaaattaattatttaatattaaaaatattgagtaGAGGAGAAGATGGTAATATGGCCAGTGAGGATAATATGGCCATTCATATTATCTCCGTTATTAGTTGAcaaattctagtaattatttatgatatcatttgtttagtagcctactgttatataatgatgctaatatgacaaaacacaacagtcaacatttgttataaggcatttttacttttaagaatttggaaaattttttcaggtacattttaacatttaattacacatacttcctcattctttttaaacttaatcgCATTATCACacaaattaatgtatgtacacttgagtactttcttattatttaactctttattcggctctatatatttcaaattatacaaaattaaacgatgATATAGAATGTTGTCAACATGGTTATCTAAGAGTGCTACTAATATATGTCACTTTTGAGATCTGCATATCGACAAAATTCCtcgataaatcaattaaaggCTTAATTTAAGGctgttaatttgtttaaatcctttatatatgaataagattctttagatttaaggttatttttatttaacttccattaaatgtcaataaaaatcacctatttcaatataacaacttattttatataaatatatatgtttctagcaatatatgtttctaacaaaatactgtaacttttttaaacaaaaccaatttttttacatttatttttgtggtggCCACATTACCCTTCCTATTTCTTTTCGGCCCATTATGCAgtatcgttacatttttataaataatatataatataataaatattttataactttgcaTTCAAAATCTAACGAGCAATactttgatgaatataatcgtaaaatttcaactcaaaacattgattattaacgaaattattaaataaaatataagtgaaTGGCCATATTATCACCTTCTCCTCTAATATTTTTGactgtttttatcttttaaatcaatatctcattttttatatatgggataaaattttgaaattttgactctttataattaattcataacAAAACGTCagaaaatttctcaaaatctCCTATTATACACAAagaatagaatattaaaaataagaacagggaaaataattattcaattaaaaagtgCAGTAGtctgatttattattacttatttgtaTGGTCGTggacaaaaaaattgtctgaCTTTTTGTGATAAGTTTTGGAACCCACCCCatcatgtgtatatatttatgttattacattCTCATTACAAATATTTGCGGTAACGCATTATTAGAACAACAAAATTATGCATAAGAatcatgtatattaataaagtaagaaTGTAATaacaacataaatatatacacatgatGAGGTGGATTCCAAAACTTATCACAAAGTCAGACAACCTTTTTATCTACGACCATACATCACCATATAGCATAGTTCATCCCTGCTACGTTCTATTATATTATGCTAGAAAACTATGATAAcagaagtttaaaaaaaacacaaatggCTAGAAATCTCTTGTAATTGCTAGCATTTCATTATTTGAGTACTTACATGCTTTTTCTAATATTAGATTACAAAATATGCTGCCATTTGTAACGGTCCATACTGCCACAATCTATTTAAACGAAAAAGGGCATGAATATAAGGTAACGGGTATTACCATTCACTCAAGTTACAATTCTCCATTAAAACTTAATGACATCGCTTTGGTTCACCTTCAAAATCCTATCATATACAATGCGCTAGAGCAACCGATAAATCTTGCGACAACCGATAGAGATATCGAAGGCAAGCCGTGCACATTAACCGGATGGGGAGTTACAAAGGTAATATCAAACTCAGTGATTCAATGATTTTtcagtatatacatatacataacataacataacattcttttattgttatacataataattgcatataatataaaatggaaagtaaataagaagaaaaaacatttttataataattattcgctGTTGTTATTCGTCATTTGCTTCCATTTTCAACAAgtattgtaacatttattctttttagattggtgaaaatttttcaaataacttGCAAGAAATTGAGTTAACAGTTTATCCGCAGAGAACCTGCATGAGAGATTGGTTGATTCACGATGTCATTGTAGGAGACAGCCATATCTGCACTTCAACTAAAAAAGGAGAAGGAGCGTGCTACGTAAGCTATATATcgattgttaatattataaatcaaattcatACACatacaacataaaaaaatgttaataaaaaataatacaagtagaacaataatagaaattataagtcaattaaacttttaatttaacataaaaatttttagattgatttttaattttaacattaaaacaattataaatgataataatttccgATAATGAACAATTTAGTACTGTTCTACagaatatacagggtgtcccaaaacataCTGGTCAACgttcgtaaaaaggtagaagggattgagataaacataaagtccaatattgtcttgggttaggtccaccaataatcgaaatattaaCGTATAGAAtcggcaaataatttaattgatttttatcgtaactgtgaacagtaaattaatgaaagcttatcatacattcacgatagattttttcttccgtgttatagctcgagcggatcgagctcttctctcgcataatttgaaaaattaatacctcgattattggtaGACTTAACCCAAGACCTAACTAAAGACCTAatccaagacaatattggacttttatgttcatctcgatcccttctagctttttacgagcgttgaccagTATGTTTTAGGACactctgtataaaataatgaaattttattattaattgtatcttTGTTCTAGGGAGATT
Coding sequences within it:
- the LOC105832316 gene encoding chymotrypsin-1; its protein translation is MFASACFIFIALLCTTEGAPSSLIVGGKDAPFGKYPYQVSLRFIGNHRCGGSIIDNLNVLTSASCVFGLQNMLPFVTVHTATIYLNEKGHEYKVTGITIHSSYNSPLKLNDIALVHLQNPIIYNALEQPINLATTDRDIEGKPCTLTGWGVTKIGENFSNNLQEIELTVYPQRTCMRDWLIHDVIVGDSHICTSTKKGEGACYGDSGGPLVIDGIQIGIVSFGFPCAVGLPDVYTKVTSFLNWIMINKKK
- the LOC118648474 gene encoding chymotrypsin-1-like; amino-acid sequence: NLATNDKDLEGKPCTLTGWGATRKDCERDQNGRWNVTDSNICTLAKEGEGACHGDHGGPLVVNGFQIGIVSFGNVCMGLPYELNHQILLIESDSKLVAKIEQKSQLLVSYCSHVNTA